A region of Paenibacillus thiaminolyticus DNA encodes the following proteins:
- a CDS encoding M42 family metallopeptidase: MQQETLDLFRTLTEFPSAPGFERELRALVKQELSKYTDEFVHDALGSVFGVMRGDEQGPRVMVAGHLDEVGFITTQITANGMIKFQPLGGWWGQVVLAQQVEVITPNGPIPGVVGSIPKHLLDEATANKPVDVKHMYIDVGADSREEAEKAGIRPGLQIVPVCPFTPLLNPKKIMAKAWDNRYGVGLAIELMKELHREQFALPNVLYCGATVQEEVGLRGARTAANLIQPDIFYALDCSAANDMTGDPNSFGQLGKGALLRIYDPTMITHRGLLEFVQDIADTHRIPYQYFVSPGGTDAGQVHLSGKGVPATVIGVCGRYIHTPASIVHTDDIDAAKELLVQLVKHTDRTTYNTIVERS; the protein is encoded by the coding sequence ATGCAGCAAGAAACATTAGACTTATTCCGTACCTTGACCGAATTCCCGTCTGCCCCCGGCTTTGAACGGGAGCTTCGCGCCCTGGTGAAGCAAGAATTGTCCAAATATACGGATGAATTTGTACACGATGCCCTCGGCAGCGTCTTCGGGGTCATGCGCGGGGACGAGCAAGGTCCGCGCGTCATGGTGGCCGGCCACCTGGATGAGGTTGGCTTCATTACGACCCAGATTACGGCGAACGGCATGATCAAGTTCCAGCCGCTCGGCGGATGGTGGGGACAAGTCGTGCTCGCCCAGCAAGTGGAGGTCATTACGCCGAACGGGCCAATCCCTGGCGTCGTCGGATCGATTCCGAAGCATCTGTTGGATGAAGCGACGGCCAACAAGCCGGTCGACGTGAAGCATATGTATATCGACGTGGGCGCAGACAGCCGCGAGGAAGCCGAGAAGGCGGGCATCCGTCCGGGACTCCAGATCGTGCCGGTCTGTCCGTTCACGCCGCTGCTCAATCCGAAGAAAATTATGGCCAAGGCGTGGGATAACCGCTACGGGGTCGGGCTGGCGATCGAGCTGATGAAGGAGCTGCACCGCGAGCAATTCGCCCTGCCGAACGTGCTGTATTGTGGAGCGACCGTGCAGGAAGAGGTTGGCCTTCGCGGCGCGCGCACCGCGGCGAATCTCATTCAGCCGGATATTTTCTATGCGCTCGACTGCAGCGCCGCCAACGATATGACCGGCGACCCGAACTCCTTCGGGCAGCTTGGCAAGGGCGCGCTGCTCCGCATCTATGACCCGACGATGATTACGCATCGCGGCCTGCTTGAATTCGTACAGGATATCGCGGATACTCACCGCATTCCGTACCAGTATTTCGTGTCTCCGGGCGGCACCGATGCCGGACAGGTTCACCTGAGCGGCAAAGGCGTGCCGGCGACCGTCATCGGCGTGTGCGGACGCTATATCCATACGCCGGCTTCGATCGTTCACACCGACGATATCGATGCGGCGAAGGAACTGCTTGTCCAGCTCGTGAAGCATACTGACCGCACCACCTATAACACAATTGTCGAACGCTCCTAG
- a CDS encoding phospho-sugar mutase has protein sequence MTMNTMAQERYEAWLNDASIDAATKEELAGLAGNEQEITDRFYKELEFGTGGLRGVIGAGSNRMNVYTVGKATQGLAQYLKGASPSPSVAIAYDSRHFSPEFALEAALVLAGNGIKAYIFPELRPTPELSFAVRHLQASAGIVITASHNPPEYNGYKVYGSDGGQITKDTAGRVITEIRGIHSFAGIRKADRAEAEAAGLIVWLDSAMDDAYISAVTAVSRNPETIRQTSDQFRVLYTPLHGTGNKPVRAVLDRLGFQQVRVVPEQELPDPNFSTVKSPNPEERDAFSIAIAQAQEWDADIIMGTDPDADRMGAVVKNAQGEYVVLTGNQSGALMVHYLLDAMKAQGALPANGAVIKTIVTSELGAAIAESYGMTVFNTLTGFKYIGEKMTEFDRTGAHTFLFGYEESYGYLAGNYARDKDAVIAAMLICEAGAYYKAQGKTLYEVLQGLYEQHGYYLEALETRTLKGVEGVAIIGGIMDEWRAAAPSSAGGTAVARAEDYAEGLYGLPQENVLKFHLEDGSWFCLRPSGTEPKIKMYFAVQGTSAADAEQRLAALRQDVMARIDAFIASKQA, from the coding sequence ATGACTATGAACACGATGGCCCAAGAGCGGTATGAAGCTTGGCTGAACGACGCGTCGATCGATGCGGCGACGAAGGAGGAGCTCGCCGGACTTGCGGGCAATGAACAGGAAATTACCGATCGCTTCTACAAAGAACTGGAATTCGGAACCGGGGGTCTGCGCGGCGTGATCGGCGCCGGCAGCAACCGGATGAACGTATATACGGTCGGCAAAGCGACTCAGGGGCTGGCCCAATATTTGAAGGGTGCTTCCCCTTCTCCGTCGGTGGCAATCGCGTATGATTCCCGCCATTTCTCCCCGGAGTTCGCGCTCGAAGCCGCCCTCGTCCTCGCCGGCAACGGGATCAAGGCCTACATCTTCCCGGAGCTGCGTCCGACGCCGGAGCTCTCCTTCGCCGTGCGCCATCTGCAAGCGAGTGCCGGCATCGTCATTACCGCCAGCCATAACCCGCCGGAATACAACGGCTACAAAGTCTATGGCAGCGACGGCGGACAAATTACGAAAGATACGGCAGGCCGCGTCATCACCGAGATTCGCGGCATTCACAGCTTCGCCGGCATCCGCAAGGCGGATCGGGCGGAAGCGGAAGCGGCAGGGCTGATCGTCTGGCTCGACTCGGCTATGGACGATGCCTACATATCGGCCGTCACCGCCGTCAGCCGGAATCCGGAGACGATTCGCCAGACGAGCGATCAATTCCGCGTGCTGTACACCCCGCTGCACGGAACGGGCAACAAGCCCGTGCGCGCCGTGCTGGATCGCCTCGGCTTCCAGCAAGTGCGCGTCGTCCCGGAGCAGGAGCTGCCGGATCCGAATTTCTCCACGGTCAAGTCGCCGAACCCGGAGGAACGCGACGCTTTCTCGATCGCGATCGCGCAGGCGCAGGAATGGGATGCGGATATCATTATGGGAACGGACCCGGATGCGGATCGAATGGGTGCGGTCGTGAAGAACGCGCAGGGGGAGTACGTCGTCCTGACCGGCAACCAGTCCGGCGCGCTGATGGTCCACTATTTGCTGGACGCCATGAAGGCGCAAGGCGCCCTGCCGGCCAACGGAGCAGTCATCAAGACGATCGTGACGAGCGAGCTGGGGGCAGCCATTGCCGAATCATACGGCATGACGGTCTTCAATACGCTGACCGGATTCAAATATATCGGTGAGAAAATGACCGAATTCGACCGGACCGGGGCGCATACCTTCCTGTTCGGGTATGAAGAGAGCTACGGCTATCTCGCAGGCAATTACGCGCGCGACAAAGACGCCGTCATCGCCGCAATGCTGATCTGCGAGGCTGGCGCCTACTATAAGGCGCAGGGCAAGACCTTGTACGAAGTGCTGCAAGGCCTGTACGAGCAGCACGGCTACTATTTGGAGGCGCTGGAGACGCGCACGCTCAAGGGAGTCGAGGGCGTGGCCATTATCGGCGGCATCATGGACGAATGGCGGGCAGCGGCGCCATCCTCTGCGGGCGGAACCGCCGTGGCCCGCGCGGAAGACTATGCCGAAGGCCTGTATGGCCTGCCGCAGGAGAACGTGCTCAAGTTCCATCTGGAGGACGGCAGCTGGTTCTGCCTGCGTCCTTCCGGGACGGAGCCGAAGATTAAGATGTACTTCGCGGTGCAGGGCACGTCGGCTGCCGATGCCGAGCAGCGCCTGGCGGCGCTTCGCCAAGACGTGATGGCGCGAATCGACGCCTTCATCGCATCGAAGCAAGCCTAA
- a CDS encoding MarR family winged helix-turn-helix transcriptional regulator produces the protein MSEKDSLGGSEAASVDRSLKLFVVLSRASKSLMDFAQQDMKRYQLNPSEFAVLELLHHKGPTPIQQIGGRVLLASGTMTYVVDKLEKKGYLKRCPCAQDRRVIYAELTEQGASLMQDIFPKHAQALHQLMEVLPAEEQEQLTSLLKKLGRHIAQVNTNH, from the coding sequence ATGAGCGAAAAGGATAGTCTCGGAGGAAGCGAAGCGGCGAGTGTCGATCGGTCCTTGAAATTATTCGTCGTCCTGTCGCGGGCGTCGAAGTCGCTGATGGATTTCGCGCAGCAGGACATGAAGCGGTATCAACTGAACCCTTCCGAATTTGCGGTTCTGGAGCTCCTTCATCATAAAGGGCCTACCCCGATTCAGCAGATTGGAGGCAGAGTGCTGCTCGCCAGCGGCACGATGACCTATGTGGTCGATAAGCTGGAGAAGAAGGGCTATTTGAAGCGGTGCCCGTGCGCGCAGGATCGACGCGTCATTTATGCCGAGCTGACGGAGCAGGGAGCCTCCTTGATGCAGGATATTTTCCCCAAGCACGCTCAGGCGCTGCACCAGCTCATGGAGGTGCTCCCTGCGGAGGAGCAGGAGCAGTTGACCTCGCTGTTGAAGAAGCTGGGCCGGCATATCGCCCAAGTGAATACGAATCATTAG
- a CDS encoding spore germination protein, which translates to MEQLTGRAKKVQWSDEGTENIQILKQLFERCSDVVFSPIAFQNGEEATLVYIDGLIDDKSLDEHVVQPLVTRYREPEGRPRPPRASDVIDTLFTSKAEVIESMDEALELLLNAYTLLITHHTSFVIAIEAMQWDKREIQEPEAEAVVRGPREGFVENMQTNTSLLRLRIRTPSLKMETLKKGQMTKTAITFAYIEGVTNEPLIEEVRRRLDSISLNSVLDSGYVEQSIEDNPYSPFPQAVTTERPDVAASHLLEGRVVILVQGSPVVLIVPALFDSFVQSAEDFYERAIFGTALRLLRYVSLFVALLGPSLYVSIITFHQEMIPTNLLLTMAKARAHVPFPALFEALLMEVMFEALREAGARLPKQIGSAVSIVGALVIGQAAISAGLVSAPMVMVVAITGIASFLVPHYTMGIAIRLLRFPIMLLSGFLGLLGLMMGVILLMTHLLTLKSFGTPYLTGFSPIRLRQLKDTLLRLPVWVEDLPMERAASRQQPNRREEGDPHP; encoded by the coding sequence TTGGAACAGCTGACAGGACGCGCCAAGAAGGTCCAATGGTCCGATGAAGGCACGGAAAATATTCAAATATTGAAGCAACTGTTCGAACGTTGTTCGGACGTCGTCTTTTCACCAATCGCGTTCCAGAACGGGGAGGAAGCCACGCTCGTGTACATCGACGGGCTGATCGACGATAAGAGCCTCGATGAGCATGTCGTCCAGCCGCTCGTCACCAGATACCGGGAGCCAGAAGGACGGCCTCGGCCTCCCCGGGCGAGCGACGTTATCGATACCCTCTTCACCTCGAAGGCGGAAGTCATCGAATCGATGGATGAAGCGCTGGAGCTGCTGCTGAACGCCTATACGCTGCTTATTACGCATCACACCTCGTTCGTCATCGCGATCGAGGCGATGCAGTGGGACAAGCGGGAGATTCAGGAGCCGGAAGCGGAAGCGGTCGTGCGGGGGCCGCGCGAAGGATTCGTGGAAAATATGCAGACGAACACGTCGCTGCTTCGCCTTCGCATCCGTACGCCGAGCCTGAAGATGGAGACCCTGAAGAAGGGGCAGATGACGAAGACCGCGATCACGTTCGCCTATATCGAGGGCGTCACGAACGAGCCGCTGATCGAAGAGGTGAGGCGGCGCTTGGACAGCATCTCCCTCAACAGTGTGCTCGACAGCGGCTATGTCGAGCAGAGCATTGAAGACAATCCGTACTCTCCGTTCCCGCAGGCGGTCACCACCGAGCGGCCGGATGTAGCCGCCTCGCATCTGCTGGAGGGCCGGGTCGTGATCCTGGTTCAAGGCTCCCCGGTCGTGCTCATCGTGCCGGCCTTGTTCGACTCCTTCGTGCAATCGGCCGAGGACTTCTACGAACGGGCCATATTCGGGACAGCACTCCGCCTATTGCGTTATGTCTCCTTGTTCGTCGCTTTGCTCGGACCGTCCTTGTACGTATCCATTATTACCTTTCACCAGGAGATGATTCCGACCAATCTGCTGCTGACGATGGCCAAGGCCCGTGCGCATGTGCCTTTTCCCGCCTTGTTCGAGGCGCTGTTAATGGAAGTCATGTTCGAGGCGCTGCGCGAAGCCGGAGCGCGCCTGCCGAAGCAGATTGGTTCGGCGGTCAGCATTGTCGGCGCGCTTGTCATCGGACAAGCGGCAATCTCGGCGGGTCTCGTGTCGGCGCCGATGGTCATGGTGGTGGCCATTACGGGCATCGCTTCCTTCCTCGTTCCGCATTATACGATGGGTATCGCCATTCGCCTGCTCCGCTTCCCGATCATGCTGCTGTCGGGCTTCCTTGGCCTGCTCGGCCTCATGATGGGCGTCATTCTGCTGATGACGCATTTATTGACGCTCAAGTCGTTCGGGACGCCTTACTTGACGGGATTCTCCCCGATCCGCTTGCGGCAGCTGAAGGACACCTTGCTGCGGCTTCCGGTATGGGTGGAGGATCTGCCAATGGAACGCGCCGCGTCCAGACAGCAGCCGAACCGCAGGGAAGAAGGCGATCCGCACCCTTGA
- a CDS encoding Ger(x)C family spore germination protein encodes MPKKMPNLPRAVRHVFLGAMVGLMGALLAGCWDRTEIEDLTIILSAAFDKTEQGGVQVSLEVFVPKSGGEVQESSGTAGEKGGDTTHFSASGATIGEALYNLQNNVPRYIFWGHAEIYFISQDLAREGLLEHIDFLLRFQSPRLHAFVFLTEGKASNYLRFKTMLHENVAAMFKDLARSRTALGVSMLEAAQRLYGESKATYAPLVAWTDNQLGGEVPSVVGMGIISKDRYVGRLSEKETEGLLWLRGENKRLYVSYCDAPKECLSLRVRRNLVDTTPHWDGKKLTMRIRIRANADVVQNNSHFDITDMLQNEKAEKELEKQVIKTVQHSVRTTQEKWHTDIFDFAEKVHRKYPKEWNAFMQKEWRRIYSEMVLDTSVSVNIARSGSATSPMKKKVGED; translated from the coding sequence ATGCCGAAGAAGATGCCTAACCTTCCGCGAGCCGTCCGCCATGTCTTCCTTGGCGCGATGGTCGGCTTGATGGGAGCGCTGCTCGCCGGCTGCTGGGATCGGACCGAGATTGAAGATTTGACGATCATTTTATCAGCGGCCTTCGACAAGACCGAGCAGGGCGGTGTTCAAGTTAGCCTGGAAGTTTTTGTACCCAAGAGCGGCGGAGAGGTTCAAGAATCTTCCGGTACCGCCGGCGAGAAGGGAGGGGATACGACGCACTTCTCCGCGAGCGGAGCGACCATCGGCGAGGCGCTGTACAATCTTCAGAACAACGTCCCCCGCTATATTTTCTGGGGGCATGCGGAGATTTATTTCATCAGTCAGGATTTGGCCAGAGAAGGGCTGCTTGAGCATATCGACTTCCTGCTCCGCTTCCAATCGCCGCGGCTGCATGCCTTCGTCTTCCTGACGGAAGGGAAGGCGAGCAATTATTTGCGGTTCAAGACGATGCTTCATGAGAACGTAGCCGCGATGTTCAAGGATTTGGCCCGATCGCGGACCGCGCTGGGCGTCTCGATGCTGGAGGCGGCGCAGCGGCTGTACGGAGAATCCAAGGCGACCTACGCGCCGCTTGTGGCCTGGACGGACAATCAACTGGGCGGCGAAGTTCCTTCTGTCGTAGGTATGGGAATTATTTCCAAGGATCGTTATGTCGGCAGACTGTCCGAGAAAGAGACCGAGGGCCTACTGTGGCTTCGGGGAGAAAATAAGCGCCTCTACGTCTCTTATTGCGATGCGCCCAAAGAATGCTTGTCTCTCCGGGTAAGGCGCAATCTGGTAGATACGACGCCGCACTGGGACGGGAAGAAGCTAACGATGCGGATTCGCATTCGCGCGAACGCGGACGTCGTTCAGAACAATTCTCACTTCGACATTACGGACATGCTGCAGAATGAGAAGGCGGAAAAAGAGCTGGAGAAGCAGGTTATCAAGACGGTCCAGCATTCTGTTCGCACGACGCAGGAGAAGTGGCACACCGATATATTTGATTTTGCCGAGAAGGTCCACCGCAAATATCCGAAGGAATGGAATGCCTTCATGCAAAAGGAGTGGCGCCGCATTTACAGCGAGATGGTGCTGGACACGAGTGTATCGGTGAATATTGCCCGCTCGGGCAGCGCGACGAGCCCAATGAAGAAAAAGGTGGGGGAAGACTGA
- a CDS encoding GerAB/ArcD/ProY family transporter, which translates to MERGRITWPQLSMLLYLMVGATSVLALPTISAQFAKHDMWLSPIVGSVTGFFTLAVVLKLHSYYPELTLVQQAELLLGRWLGGAANVVVLLFIWHGTGLITREYGEFIVGSVLIRTPQPVVVFCFIFICAVAIRGGIEVIGRFSMLIAPVFLGFIVVIPLMLIPNLDVMQTFPVLEHGWGPVWKGSILPLTWFMEFALAGLILPFVKGSRSKWKWGMSAVALMLFTMVVTNLTCLWFFGTLSSMFTFPIFAASRYISLGDFFEHMEAIIMVLWVLSGFVQVITWYYILVIGTAQWLKLEDYRPIVFPIGLLMVIMTFWITDNIQDMIDLFMTTEPLFSAMVQVVYPVLLLGLAWLRQKGKSKDKGRSGGNGPETKHGAAAAGAKGR; encoded by the coding sequence ATGGAACGGGGACGGATTACATGGCCGCAATTAAGCATGCTGTTGTATTTGATGGTCGGGGCGACTTCGGTGCTGGCACTGCCTACCATCTCCGCGCAGTTCGCGAAGCACGATATGTGGCTCTCTCCGATCGTCGGCTCGGTGACGGGGTTCTTCACCTTGGCCGTCGTGCTGAAGCTGCATTCGTATTATCCGGAACTGACGCTAGTCCAGCAAGCCGAGCTTCTGCTCGGGCGGTGGCTTGGCGGAGCGGCCAACGTCGTCGTCCTGCTTTTCATCTGGCACGGCACCGGCCTGATTACGCGCGAATATGGGGAATTCATCGTTGGTTCTGTCTTGATCCGCACTCCCCAGCCGGTCGTTGTCTTCTGCTTCATCTTTATTTGCGCGGTGGCGATTCGGGGCGGCATCGAGGTCATCGGCCGGTTCTCCATGTTGATCGCGCCTGTGTTCCTCGGATTTATCGTCGTCATCCCTCTCATGCTGATTCCTAACCTGGATGTGATGCAGACGTTCCCCGTGCTGGAGCATGGGTGGGGGCCGGTCTGGAAAGGCTCGATCCTGCCGCTGACCTGGTTCATGGAGTTCGCGCTGGCCGGTCTGATCCTTCCCTTCGTCAAGGGAAGCCGGAGCAAGTGGAAATGGGGCATGTCGGCCGTGGCGCTCATGCTGTTCACGATGGTCGTCACGAATTTGACCTGTCTCTGGTTTTTCGGGACGCTGAGCTCCATGTTCACCTTCCCTATCTTTGCGGCTTCCCGTTATATCAGCTTGGGCGATTTTTTCGAGCATATGGAAGCCATCATTATGGTGCTGTGGGTGCTGAGCGGCTTCGTGCAGGTCATTACGTGGTACTATATCCTGGTCATCGGCACCGCGCAATGGCTTAAGCTGGAAGACTACCGTCCGATTGTGTTCCCGATCGGCCTGCTCATGGTCATCATGACCTTTTGGATTACCGATAATATCCAGGACATGATCGACTTGTTCATGACGACCGAGCCCCTCTTCTCAGCCATGGTGCAGGTTGTCTATCCTGTGCTGCTGCTCGGTCTGGCCTGGTTGAGGCAGAAGGGGAAGTCCAAGGACAAGGGGCGGAGCGGCGGGAACGGGCCAGAGACGAAGCACGGGGCCGCGGCGGCAGGGGCCAAAGGCCGGTGA
- a CDS encoding response regulator gives MEALIIDDEKHVREAIRLLVNWEDHGITAIHEAQDGQQAIELLAACKPQIVMTDMMMPRLDGTGVMEWITRHAPACKVIAISGHDDFTLVRHTLKHGGIDYILKPIDPEAINEAVAKAVEAWRHEEAERQASHMQRMQVNEYKPLVSEKLWSSLLDDPAVYEANVRRLASEFGLPAGISRIRLAIACVPAGSREFRGKFGDDVQLLFYTLVNIAADFLNPPGRMRGAAFRYWSTGSELAIVLWEDAAELEGVLQGINAGLAQTVQRKLHFGTSGSQPFPAGLNAAYAQAKEALARRNLMEAGIEVHPFRGGTEPGEAPAAPVRLTAAADDWALAAHSGQADQLAAAVRRWSEPLRSRGVLTPAMRGQCLKEWEALRTRLVQEAAPDSAAASGLLGELEAEDPLRQLSDRDSLTWEEWERHWLEALQRLSDALSAQQGREQHIIFDIARYVEQHYNEELSLQDMAQRFYVSREYISRKFKQQFGINLSDYWTGIRIEKAKRLLLNPHLRIAQVGEMVGYQDEKYFSKVFKKMEGVSPNLYRKQHGGA, from the coding sequence ATGGAAGCGTTAATCATTGACGATGAGAAGCATGTCCGCGAGGCAATCCGGCTGCTGGTGAACTGGGAGGATCACGGGATCACGGCGATCCACGAAGCGCAGGACGGCCAGCAGGCAATCGAGCTGCTGGCCGCCTGCAAGCCCCAGATTGTCATGACGGACATGATGATGCCCCGGCTCGACGGAACCGGGGTGATGGAATGGATCACCCGCCATGCGCCCGCCTGCAAGGTCATTGCCATCAGCGGCCACGACGACTTCACGCTCGTGCGCCATACGTTGAAGCATGGCGGCATCGACTATATCCTGAAGCCGATCGATCCGGAGGCAATCAATGAAGCGGTTGCCAAGGCCGTGGAGGCGTGGCGGCATGAGGAGGCAGAGCGGCAGGCGAGCCATATGCAGCGCATGCAGGTGAACGAGTACAAGCCGCTCGTCTCGGAGAAGCTCTGGTCGAGCCTGCTCGACGATCCGGCGGTGTATGAAGCCAACGTCCGCCGGCTGGCATCGGAATTCGGCCTCCCGGCCGGCATCTCCCGCATTCGGCTCGCGATCGCCTGCGTGCCTGCGGGAAGCCGCGAATTCCGCGGCAAATTCGGTGATGATGTCCAGCTGCTGTTCTACACGCTGGTCAACATCGCCGCTGATTTTTTGAACCCGCCCGGGCGCATGCGGGGCGCGGCGTTCCGCTACTGGAGCACCGGAAGCGAGTTGGCGATCGTCCTATGGGAAGACGCCGCCGAGCTGGAGGGTGTGCTCCAGGGCATCAATGCCGGCTTGGCGCAGACGGTGCAGCGGAAGCTGCACTTCGGGACAAGCGGCAGCCAGCCCTTCCCCGCCGGCCTGAACGCGGCCTACGCGCAGGCCAAGGAAGCCCTGGCGCGGCGCAATCTGATGGAGGCCGGCATCGAGGTGCATCCGTTCCGGGGCGGAACGGAGCCGGGGGAAGCCCCGGCTGCGCCCGTCCGCTTGACCGCCGCGGCGGACGATTGGGCCTTGGCGGCGCATAGCGGCCAGGCCGATCAGCTCGCGGCCGCCGTCCGGCGCTGGAGCGAGCCGCTGCGCAGCCGCGGCGTGCTGACGCCGGCGATGCGGGGGCAGTGCCTGAAGGAATGGGAGGCGCTTCGCACCCGCCTCGTGCAGGAAGCCGCCCCGGACAGCGCGGCGGCCTCCGGCCTGCTCGGGGAACTGGAGGCGGAGGATCCGCTCCGTCAGCTGTCGGATCGGGACAGCCTGACCTGGGAAGAATGGGAGCGGCACTGGCTGGAGGCGCTGCAGCGCCTGTCCGATGCCCTGTCCGCCCAGCAGGGCCGGGAGCAGCACATTATTTTCGATATCGCCCGCTATGTGGAGCAGCATTATAACGAGGAGCTGTCGCTGCAGGATATGGCCCAGCGGTTCTATGTCAGCCGCGAATACATTTCCCGCAAGTTCAAACAGCAATTCGGCATTAATCTGTCCGACTACTGGACAGGCATCCGCATCGAGAAGGCGAAGCGGCTGCTGCTGAATCCCCATCTCCGCATCGCTCAGGTCGGCGAGATGGTCGGCTATCAGGACGAGAAATATTTCAGCAAAGTGTTCAAAAAGATGGAGGGCGTCTCGCCCAACCTGTACCGCAAGCAGCATGGCGGAGCGTAA
- a CDS encoding sensor histidine kinase, with product MRWNSIRTKLILFMLIATIVPTVATMVVSYSYTTDSLKRRAIEENRQLMFQGKTNLGNLLDNLNRTSLAVYTDHEFFRQLELGYDDYTAEANTYVSLQNIAAAMGDIWQVYLYRSKQQRATLVIQSLPRRMHDVALDENVRRYAQDGISMQPTHLSGMYGFNASPYYFPSIQVFTLHRPIYRMPSSERLGYLSIDVKLEALSRIADQLYVRDKEQFYLVDDEGVIFYSGDREAIGRPFQETGHDLAPFLASPSGSIEANGSLLVHERVETPLVNMTLIKIIPKHVLLEEANRAAVVNMLLIALSLVVIIIATIIVSFRITRPIRQLVRYISQVQTGNLNVDIQPAGNDEIGVVSKRFRNMMDRLNNLIVREYQLEIANKTNQLKALQAQINPHFMNNALQSIGTLALQHKAPQIYKLVTALARMMRYSMYTDESTVTLREEIDHAKAYLQLQAQRFENAFDARFDLDPATLDLSVPKMTLQPLIENYFKHGLEQERSGGWLRIASRIINRPADGEETGMIEITVEDNGRGMPLQRRIELNERLEEVHPERLGIRTSHDLWRGAAADETSSGIGLVNVLTRLQLFSNGQAKLRIGAVDPHGTRITILIKGELDSNGSVNH from the coding sequence ATGCGTTGGAACAGCATCCGCACCAAGCTTATTCTCTTCATGCTGATTGCGACGATCGTGCCGACGGTCGCGACAATGGTCGTGTCTTACAGCTATACGACCGACTCATTGAAGCGGCGGGCCATCGAAGAGAACCGTCAGCTTATGTTCCAAGGGAAGACCAATCTCGGCAACCTGCTGGACAATTTGAACCGGACCTCATTAGCGGTCTATACGGATCATGAATTTTTCCGGCAGCTCGAATTGGGCTATGACGATTACACCGCAGAAGCGAATACCTATGTCTCCTTGCAAAATATCGCCGCCGCGATGGGCGACATCTGGCAGGTTTATTTATACCGGAGCAAGCAGCAGCGGGCTACGCTCGTCATCCAAAGCCTGCCGCGGCGCATGCATGACGTTGCGCTCGACGAGAACGTCCGGCGCTATGCGCAGGATGGCATCAGCATGCAGCCGACCCATCTGAGCGGAATGTACGGCTTCAACGCGTCGCCTTATTATTTCCCGAGCATTCAAGTATTCACGCTCCACCGTCCCATCTACCGCATGCCATCCAGCGAGCGGCTGGGCTATCTGTCCATTGACGTCAAATTGGAAGCGCTGTCTCGGATTGCAGATCAGCTCTATGTCCGGGACAAGGAGCAGTTCTATCTGGTCGATGACGAGGGCGTCATTTTCTACTCGGGGGATCGAGAGGCGATCGGGCGCCCGTTCCAGGAGACTGGACACGATCTTGCCCCGTTCCTGGCGTCGCCAAGCGGCAGCATCGAAGCGAACGGCTCCCTCCTCGTTCATGAGCGGGTCGAGACGCCGCTGGTCAATATGACGCTTATCAAAATCATTCCCAAGCATGTGCTGCTGGAGGAAGCGAACCGGGCCGCCGTGGTCAACATGCTGCTGATCGCGCTCTCGCTCGTCGTCATCATTATCGCGACAATTATCGTATCGTTCCGGATTACCCGGCCAATCCGCCAACTGGTCCGCTATATTAGCCAGGTGCAGACCGGCAATCTGAACGTCGACATCCAGCCTGCCGGCAATGACGAGATCGGCGTCGTGTCCAAGCGTTTCCGCAATATGATGGACAGGCTCAACAATCTCATCGTGCGCGAGTATCAGCTGGAGATCGCGAACAAGACGAATCAGTTGAAAGCCCTGCAAGCCCAGATCAATCCGCATTTCATGAACAATGCGCTGCAATCGATCGGCACGCTGGCGCTGCAGCACAAGGCGCCTCAGATTTATAAGCTCGTCACGGCGCTCGCCCGCATGATGCGCTACAGCATGTATACGGACGAGAGCACGGTGACGCTGCGGGAGGAGATCGACCATGCCAAGGCCTACCTGCAGCTGCAGGCGCAGCGGTTCGAGAACGCCTTCGACGCGCGCTTCGACCTCGATCCGGCCACGCTGGATCTGTCCGTGCCGAAGATGACGCTCCAGCCGCTGATCGAGAATTATTTCAAGCACGGGCTGGAGCAGGAACGCTCCGGCGGCTGGCTGCGGATTGCCAGCCGGATTATCAATCGGCCGGCCGATGGCGAAGAGACGGGAATGATCGAGATTACCGTCGAGGACAACGGCCGCGGCATGCCGCTGCAGCGGCGCATCGAGCTGAATGAACGGCTGGAGGAGGTTCATCCGGAGCGGCTCGGCATCCGCACGAGCCACGATCTGTGGCGCGGCGCCGCAGCCGACGAGACCTCGTCGGGCATCGGGCTCGTCAATGTGCTGACGCGGCTCCAGTTGTTCAGCAACGGGCAGGCGAAGCTGCGGATTGGGGCCGTCGATCCGCATGGCACCCGCATCACGATACTCATCAAGGGGGAGCTAGACTCGAATGGAAGCGTTAATCATTGA